The Colletes latitarsis isolate SP2378_abdomen chromosome 14, iyColLati1, whole genome shotgun sequence genome has a segment encoding these proteins:
- the LOC143349821 gene encoding putative Rho GTPase-activating protein CG5521 isoform X3 — MFSKKLHADVKKSTLKIQDVKKDSATRFKHLKIVLENVDTDEAKGFFEGNFSHVYFILYDCFVSAETNLRQRELSFHIAHKANREELEQVLQLLEKVLTLLPELLNRRWQCHSLARILQKLLHPGNSWKLRRQALRYFILWYQALGENAPEHIHQMFASLVPGFPPQQPSPYKSERKADGKRDKLAKVIGCDDRDKKEFYDTQLSQSTFHDNASNQCPVTPVDGGPILPPQSGEKPLDNETVRFLEALLEFMVTQVMKIEWRDKSSRQHKTFQFLLERFKVAYLRHICPEFDDNFSLYKPNLELPTMRKPTNQSQDNYVLCKVALIKWIASFTHIARKDGLFAHLSHSTTPNEENTDSELRRVSVTQNSSDSSLLSPESSMSQPENQNQEDNTVSAVTLVREVLYSNRDNVNFVHELYRQAFLLDFNHAGAIRKAIAVYKDWIQMNELPPFMLESLDSHKERDLDETFKKDTNDIDKSPSESYRQTRLRNDSYLGAIHRENLFIRAGLQNVLQVFITQASNVFFLEHSGPNASPTLLEEQTDSCKRVLNVYRYVVMHSRLEPGTWEQLLRVLLQITSLVLNEKSSRRKAQESIGGKLAPAIFQTLIVTWIKANLNVIISTQLWDQFLDVLTSLTQWEELIREWAKTLDTLTRVLARHVYNLDLNDLPLDRLSEQKTKRRRGVGSRAASTGSVQPPRKGSVDQENNAVTKENVTDHPMRDLRKVRPLPRSMSDNTIYNGKARTKLHRNRTHTVHSGIPVLPLSIEQDMARLLSSGSTSSSGTGRKMLPNRRAKSLDSIVIVDSEPPSPRCPSPTPSSGVDSNKDSPIQIENIDGSSIDTNDASERRSVMAGGGVRGWLPDVAVVLWRRMLSALGDVNNIQDPSLHGQVMDYLVQLTQTLIKIRLNQGVSGDNQATPPAPELIPPLTVIAPWCFKAIQLPDQYQIGKLAAYRLICLLTVQPQDINLPKQHLTLFYRAVHNGIVSNDSKVLHVLVKYTGPRLFSLNLPGSSLLILDYIHAANVILSSQDIEAPRTEAVSIIGSLLSLPATTIKLPVLQPTPTDILTMTCPDAKEHIITILLRSCRREPTGIARCVALSSIAMFVYRELCYKNQHPRIPESVTVLLLALRASHATVAQVACDSLLLLCDKADTLLELYPNVPSKIIQILSETLGYMSTRDRRGPLSISMLFCLGEWAMHLGPDVLLRVFQGKPLLMTLFTVLDNIVQDRVTKGLLHSGKNHRDEDDDFDPDITLDNLADEISVKSPRRGNIQSVQLAAKMVMMHLINHLGHFPMGIGAARLSSLVVELDDVPGIDGDELSSAIFHAPNIQLLMLSNSVIMSLVELAALDAPGGGVTAGLTTAPSLVRVLLRDLAGKASWDSSILYSQPSVDDDVPIAFTKHVEWKTKIHGDDLSSVTTSQTCTPRHTIRHREPHILPTFANGASDMDNLDDLLQYIGHTSPEVLTNPEIALNAPANPPQGHYFESETIATILNQRNAEQEHINNWNQHISMSASAINPPSCRPPPAPFHHCRLLFSHLGLSGWEQRRKLHLLSKNEKLLRELRNLDSQRSRETHKIAVIYVSQGQEDKNSILSNVTASKEYENFIAKLAWEVELESHTGFLGGLVPGKASGVTAPYFATSFTEILFHVATRMPSDSHESLLQKTRHLGNDEVHIVWSEHWRDYRRDIIPTEFCDVLIVIYPLPNKLYRIQISRKSEIPFFGPLFDECIVEDKVLPGLVRTTALAASRAKRSTLTLYQHYYEERARSIDTVMRNHKEATTFEEFTANVYSPVQPPSPFSGASSVSGSTTSVQSTASSNLAAALIDSHQGRSGLRSSSATSSDNRANRVSDGSRVWFSNDTPESTALHGISPRPVKKMSFKTGPKQRASTQPTPPDSPRYK; from the exons ATGTTCAGCAAAAAACTTCATGCAGACGTCAAAAAGTCAACACTGAAGATTCAGGATGTTAAAAAGGATAGCGCGACTCGGTTCAAGCACCTTAAAATCGTATTAG AAAATGTGGACACTGATGAGGCAAAGGGGTTCTTTGAAGGCAACTTCAGTCATGTATATTTTATTCTGTACGATTGTTTCGTGTCAGCTGAAACAAACCTACGGCAAAGAG AACTTTCCTTCCACATTG CACATAAAGCAAACAGGGAGGAATTAGAGCAAGTATTGCAGCTCTTAGAGAAAGTTTTGACACTTCTCCCTGAGCTTCTTAATAGGAGATGGCAATGTCACAGTCTGGCAAGAATTTTGCAAAAACTTTTACATCCTGGTAATAGTTGGAAACTTCGTAGACAAGCCTTAAG GTATTTTATTTTATGGTACCAAGCGCTTGGCGAAAATGCACCAGAGCATATACATCAAATGTTTGCGAGTTTGGTACCAGGGTTTCCACCCCAGCAGCCATCTCCTTACAAGTCCGAACGTAAGGCGGATGGAAAGAGGGATAAACTTGCAAAAGTAATTGGTTGTGATGATAGAGATAAGAAAGAATTTTATGATACGCAATTGTCGCAAAGTACTTTCCATGACAATGCCTCGAACCAATGTCCCGTCACTCCGGTCGACGGAGGGCCCATTTTACCTCCGCAAAGCGGGGAGAAGCCTCTCGATAACGAGACTGTTCGTTTTTTAGAAGCATTACTTGAATTTATGGTCACTCAG GTCATGAAGATAGAATGGCGGGATAAATCTTCACGACAGCACAAGACTTTTCAATTTTTGTTAGAACGTTTTAAAGTTGCATACCTTCGTCATATTTGTCCCGAGTTTGACGATAATTTCTCCTTGTACAAACCTAATTTAGAATTGCCTACGATGCGTAAACCAACAAATCAAAGTCAGGATAATTATGTATTATGTAAAGTTGCGTTGATAAAATGGATTGCTAGTTTTACGCATATCGCTAGAAAAGATGGTCTTTTcgcacatctttcgcatag CACAACTCCGAACGAAGAAAATACGGATTCGGAACTTCGTCGCGTATCGGTTACACAGAATTCGTCTGATTCGAGTTTACTGTCGCCCGAATCGTCTATGTCTCAACCAGAAAATCAAAATCAGGAAGATAATACCGTCTCGGCCGTTACGCTAGTTAGAGAAGTTCTGTACAGTAACAGAGATAACGTGAATTTCGTTCACGAACTGTACAGACAAGCATTTCTTCTGGACTTTAATCATGCTGGTGCTATAAGAAAGGCTATAGCCGTTTACAAAGATTGGATTCAAATGAAT GAGCTTCCTCCGTTCATGTTAGAATCATTGGATAGTCACAAAGAAAGAGACTTGGACGAGACTTTTAAAAAGGATACGAACGATATTGATAAAAGTCCATCTGAATCTTATCGTCAAACGAGATTGAGGAACGATTCTTACCTCGGTGCTATACACAGGGAAAATTTGTTTATAAGAGCGGGTTTACAAAATGTTCTACAAGTATTCATTACGCAAGCTTCTAATGTATTCTTCTTAGAACATTCTGGACCAAATGCATCTCCGACGTTGCTCGAAGAACAAACGGATAGTTGCAAAAGAGTTTTAAACGTGTATCGTTACGTCGTTATGCATTCTAGATTAGAACCAGGCACTTGGGAACAGTTGCTTAG GGTATTGCTACAAATAACATCGCTCGTTCTGAACGAGAAATCGTCTCGACGCAAAGCTCAGGAAAGCATTGGCGGCAAACTTGCACCTGCTATATTTCAGACTTTAATCGTCACGTGGATTAAAGCCAATCTGAACGTAATTATCTCTACCCAGTTATGGGATCAGTTTCTGGACGTGTTAACGTCTTTAACGCAATGGGAGGAGTTGATTCGAGAGTGGGCA AAAACGCTGGATACCTTGACGAGGGTACTTGCCAGGCACGTGTACAATTTGGATTTAAACGATCTGCCATTGGATAGACTGAGCGAGCAAAAGACTAAAAGGCGTCGCGGCGTTGGAAGTCGTGCCGCTTCCACGGGGAGTGTCCAACCACCTCGCAAAGGAAGTGTCGATCAAGAAAATAATGCTGTGACTAAAGAAAATGTTACTG ACCATCCGATGCGAGACTTGAGGAAAGTACGACCCCTTCCGCGCAGTATGAGCGACAACACTATATACAATGGAAAAGCGCGGACGAAGCTTCACAGAAATCGTACCCACACAGTGCACAGCGGCATTCCTG TACTCCCCCTATCGATAGAGCAAGACATGGCGCGGTTGTTGTCAAGTGGTTCCACATCGTCGTCAGGAACTGGCAGAAAAATGTTACCGAACAGACGCGCTAAATCCTTGGATAGCATTGTCATAGTCGATAGCGAACCACCGTCGCCGCGATGCCCTTCTCCGACGCCCAGCAGTGGGGTTGACAGCAACAAAGACAGTCCGATACAAATAGAAAACATTGACGGCAGTAGTATCG ACACTAACGATGCATCGGAAAGGAGATCTGTTATGGCAGGTGGTGGTGTTCGCGGATGGTTACCCGATGTAGCGGTCGTATTATGGCGACGAATGTTATCTGCCTTAGGGGATGTAAATAACATTCAAGATCCTTCCCTGCACGGTCAAGTCATGGACTACCTCGTTCAACTTACGCAAACGCTTATAAAA ATTCGTTTAAATCAAGGTGTATCTGGAGACAATCAAGCAACCCCTCCAGCTCCAGAACTTATACCTCCGTTAACAGTTATTGCTCCATGGTGTTTTAAG GCGATACAACTTCCCGATcaataccaaattggtaaattagCAGCATACCGTTTGATCTGTCTTTTGACAGTTCAGCCGCAGGACATCAACTTACCGAAACAACACTTGACCCTTTTTTATCGCGCGGTTCACAACGGTATCGTTAGCAACGACAGTAAAGTACTACATGTGTTGGTCAAATATACTGGACCCAGGTTATTCAGTTTGAATCTTCCCGGCTCTAGTCTACTGATCTTGGATTACATTCATGCTGCTAATGTAATATTAAGTAGTCAGGATATCGAG GCACCGAGAACAGAAGCTGTCTCAATAATTGGGTCGCTATTATCGTTGCCTGCTACTACAATTAAATTGCCTGTATTGCAACCTACCCCAACGGATATTCTCACCATGACGTGTCCAGACGCAAAG GAACATATAATCACGATTCTTTTAAGAAGCTGTAGGCGTGAACCAACTGGTATCGCAAGATGCGTGGCTCTTTCAAGCATCGCGATGTTTGTGTACCGAGAATTGTGCTACAAGAATCAACATCCGCGGATCCCAGAATCTGTTACAGTTCTTCTCTTGGCGCTCAGG GCCAGTCATGCCACTGTCGCACAAGTCGCGTGTGACTCTCTACTGTTGTTGTGCGACAAAGCGGACACCCTTTTAGAGCTATATCCGAATGTGCCATCTAAAATAATTCAA ATTTTATCAGAAACGCTTGGATATATGAGTACACGAGATAGGCGAGGTCCTTTGTCAATATCAATGTTATTTTGTTTGGGCGAATGGGCAATGCATCTAGGTCCGGATGTTTTATTGCGTGTATTTCAGGGAAAACCTTTGCTAATGACTTTGTTCACG GTTTTGGATAATATAGTGCAGGATAGAGTTACCAAAGGTTTATTACATTCGGGTAAAAATCACCGGGACGAAGACGATGATTTCGATCCCGATATTACGTTGGATAACTTAGCCGACGAAATTAGCGTTAAATCACCTCGTCGAGGCAATATTCAATCTGTCCAATTAGCAGCAAAAATG GTAATGATGCATTTAATAAATCATTTGGGACATTTTCCAATGGGTATCGGAGCTGCGCGACTATCCTCGTTGGTTGTCGAATTGGACGATGTACCAGGAATTGACGGAGATGAATTGTCATCCGCCATCTTTCATGCGCCAAACATACAATTACTGATGTTGTCAAACTCTGTGATAATGTCACTAGTCGAGCTGGCCGCGTTGGACGCACCTGGCGGTGGTGTCACTGCCGGATTAACAACGGCTCCGTCGTTGGTTAGAGTTTTGTTGCGAGATTTGGCGGGGAAAGCATCTTGGGATAGTTCGATTTTATACAGCCAACCGTCGGTAGACGATGATGTTCCGATAGCATTTACAAAACACG TCGAATGGAAAACAAAAATACACGGCGACGATTTGAGCAGCGTTACGACATCTCAAACATGTACGCCTCGGCACACGATACGACACCGCGAACCTCACATATTGCCTACGTTTGCGAACGGTGCGAGCGATATGGATAACTTGGACGAT CTCTTACAATATATAGGGCACACGAGTCCCGAAGTATTAACCAATCCGGAAATCGCACTGAATGCTCCTGCTAATCCACCACAGGGACATTACTTTGAAAGCGAAACCATCGCGACCATTCTCAATCAAAGGAATGCGGAACAAGAGCATATCAATAATTGGAATCAGCATATTAG CATGTCTGCATCAGCAATAAATCCTCCATCTTGTCGACCACCGCCAGCGCCATTTCATCACTGCCGTCTTCTGTTTTCGCATCTGGGTCTGTCGGGGTGGGAGCAACGTAGAAAATTACATTTACTGTCTAAAAATGAGAAGCTTTTGCGGGAGCTACGAAACCTGGACAGTCAAAGGTCCAGGGAAACTCATAAAATAGCAGTGATTTATGTTAGTCAGGGTCAGGAAGATAAGAACTCTATATTAAGCAACGTTACCGCTAGCAAAGAATACGAGAACTTTATCGCGAAATTGGCGTGGGAAGTCGAACTTGAATCGCACACAGGTTTCCTTGGTGGTCTCGTTCCTGGGAAAGCATCTGGCGTTACCGCGCCCTATTTTGCTACATCCTTCACCGAAATTCTTTTTCACGTGGCAACGAGAATGCCTTCCGACAGTCATGAAAGTTTATTGCaaaaa ACGCGACATCTTGGCAACGACGAGGTTCACATAGTTTGGTCCGAACACTGGAGAGACTATCGCAGGGATATTATACCAACCGAATTTTGTGATGTTTTAATAGTGATATATCCGTTACCCAACAAATTGTATAGAATTCAAATTTCCCGAAAGTCGGAGATTCCATTTTTCGGGCCTCTGTTTGACGAATGTATCGTGGAAGATAAAGTTCTACCCGGATTAGTGAGAACAACCGCGCTGGCCGCGAGCAGGGCAAAACGGTCTACGCTTACGTTGTATCAACATTA TTACGAAGAGAGAGCGAGGTCCATCGATACTGTTATGAGAAACCATAAAGAAGCAACCACATTTGAGGAATTTACAGCAAACGTGTACTCTCCGGTACAACCACCGAGCCCATTCAGCGGAGCTTCTTCCGTATCTG GATCTACAACAAGCGTGCAATCCACAGCATCGTCAAACCTCGCAGCAGCGCTTATAGATTCTCATCAGGGTCGATCCGGTCTACGAAGTTCTTCGGCGACGAGCAGCGATAACCGCGCGAATAGAG TTTCTGATGGAAGCAGGGTGTGGTTTAGCAACGACACGCCAGAGAGTACAGCACTTCATGGAATTTCACCTAGACCTGTAAAAAAGATGTCGTTTAAAACTGGACCGAAACAAAGAGCAAGCACTCAACCTACACCACCTGACAGTCCAAGATataaataa